The genomic window AAATTATCACCAGTTGGTTCAGTTACCCATTGAAAAATTAAATCTTTGAAATCACTATATTTTCTACACCAATATGGATTGGAAAGCATAATATTGCCCTCACATCTTGGAAAACCAAAATCCACTAAAGTTTCAGTAAATTTGCTTGTAAATTCTTGTAGTTCATCTTCACTAATAATGAAATCATCATTAATTATTAAAGCATTATCTTGGTCAGTTCTTAATATTTGTTCTGACCTTCCCTCACTTCCCATTACAACTAAACATGAGTTTTCAAATAACTCTTTTGGTGCAAGTATTTTGTATAATTTATCTAAAAGTTTTTTATTTAATTGATTAATTAATTTTGAAATAAATTCAATTTTTACACCTTTTGCATTTAAAGACTTTATTATTTTTATAAAAGATAAAGATGCTTCTTTTAGTTCAGCAACAGTTTCAGCTTTTACTATTTGATTTGAAACTGAAAAAATATTCGTTGCAAAAAATGATGATAAAGAGATTTGATCTAAGATTCCAACTATTTCATCTTTATCATTTTTGACTACAACTCTTTTTAAACCATGTTTTGCCATTATTAATTGGGCATTGAATAAAAAATCATCTTCATAAACATAAACTAAACCAGTTGAAGATATTTTTATAACTTTGTCATCAAAATCCATTCTATCTAATATAACTTTTTGTCTAAAATCTGAATCTGTAATGATGTGTATTTCGTTATTCTTATCCCTTAATAACAAAGTAGGGATTTTTTCTTTTTTTATAATAGTTGCTGCTTCAAATATTGTTTTATCTTCATCAATAATTACAGCTTTATGTATTTTTGCATCTTTAACTTTTGCAACCATTATATTTGCCATCTCTTTATTTTTTTCATAAAGGATGTTATTATTTAGTTTTTGTGAAATTGATTGGAAAAAATATTTTTCTAACTCTTGATTTTCGTGAAGTATTTTTATAAAAATATCACGAGGAAGAGTGTAACAAATAGTTTCCTCTGCGGTTACAAAACTATTTTTTGAATAATTTTCTATTAAAGATACAGAATCAAAAATTTCATTTTTTGAATATATTGATAAAACTTCTTGATCTTGTTTTTCTTGAATTAAACCTTTTAAAATAAAAAAAAGTGAAGTGGGAACACTTCCTTGTTTTTGTATTATCTCATTTTCTTTAAAATAAACAATATCAATCTTCTCTACAAAAGTATCAAGTTGATTTATTGTTAAATTCTGAAATGGATAAATTGAAGAGATAAATGCTTTTTGTTCTAATATACTCA from Arcobacter venerupis includes these protein-coding regions:
- a CDS encoding putative nucleotidyltransferase substrate binding domain-containing protein, with the translated sequence MSILEQKAFISSIYPFQNLTINQLDTFVEKIDIVYFKENEIIQKQGSVPTSLFFILKGLIQEKQDQEVLSIYSKNEIFDSVSLIENYSKNSFVTAEETICYTLPRDIFIKILHENQELEKYFFQSISQKLNNNILYEKNKEMANIMVAKVKDAKIHKAVIIDEDKTIFEAATIIKKEKIPTLLLRDKNNEIHIITDSDFRQKVILDRMDFDDKVIKISSTGLVYVYEDDFLFNAQLIMAKHGLKRVVVKNDKDEIVGILDQISLSSFFATNIFSVSNQIVKAETVAELKEASLSFIKIIKSLNAKGVKIEFISKLINQLNKKLLDKLYKILAPKELFENSCLVVMGSEGRSEQILRTDQDNALIINDDFIISEDELQEFTSKFTETLVDFGFPRCEGNIMLSNPYWCRKYSDFKDLIFQWVTEPTGDNFMNLAIFYDAICVSGDKQLITKLKEYLFKVADNSNQFNAHFAKIITSFDVPLGFFDGFTFNTKDEKERNQINIKKGGIFIIVQGIRSLSLENKIFNTNTTKRILKLNELDVIDNELATELIMAFNFLTSINLKSNLEKLDKKEKVDNYINPNNLNTMEKDLLKDSFKIVNKLKKKLEFHFKLNYV